The following proteins are co-located in the Enoplosus armatus isolate fEnoArm2 chromosome 8, fEnoArm2.hap1, whole genome shotgun sequence genome:
- the magixa gene encoding membrane-associated guanylate kinase, WW and PDZ domain-containing protein 3, whose product MSKATVKKLHWRSKVQESFVPLGGGSGELGLAIGGGADYGEFPFVTAAHGGGATVSDIILEIGGTPVLGMTLGDVRGVLNSCPHPIRIKTVSPGSSLCKDLRLYLSKCFTPGSMDSQLQQLIRENLYLRAVPCTTRQPRDGEISGVDYNFVSIEEFFSLEESGALLESGKFKGNYYGTPRPVHIGPESPPITYQEHRNLLRNFRTRSKSLSNLEKAVEEGDNSEEDSGLSAGSAGAPPTTLPLSQSWESAVGSREGMENGGGGRGVGRGRGAGGPLPENWELAFSDSGEPYYIDHNSKTTSWLDPRTQNKETTSCTELPEFTEQPSQLKGYSIHTRLSKGPRGFGFNIVGGSRPREFLQVYSVTPGGPPALNTADILVYINDSCVLGRSHKEVVEMLMSVPMGQSVDVVLRRGYPMLYNPDGCPKQSLETPQAPSEPSNPPNVNRGPTHLTYSRTLDANGSMPGQGQTPPSYAALPMTNGLRGPPTPTSSDPPLGPPPPPERTAANHSDSDGGLSSAGTRRSSLIRYSSSTLPALSSSSLLHHQSSKSSESDLSTSTLPISSSTLPITSSSSHTLSKLPLSQPETGLPQNCTSPTSANNPTSSSTPPGAPVQRPLMPQTSLALTPPRDVPPCGFNGCPANHQAPSPAARGNPGLVLPLGAGSPGSAASGELVPVALGRSESGGLGFSVMAGGQGGQLAVVRRVWDRRHCPSLQPGDTIVKINGADIQSLSFSQVQRVLQEHTKQGEVVLLIYRGGPISSPVVTPNLYKPLPSPHSLATPSSSQPLTLANLPSPSTGALVGGVPPLNQAGLALESSQEGHLPAPGTHQGAPPAQTPNGPPALALIQSTSFLDSVPVTLTLEPRDLLGVEESAGGPPPIRGGGVGGELGAVAKDGRGGVKTAEVELRRRPGEGFGFVIASQEVTNGAPSLMSHRFVTVRRGSPAARSGQIQPGDQLEAVEGRAVEGLQHRDLAQILRRAGNTLRLSVTPRHHSSVSEGADLDIDGRLMKGSRRRSKDESRFYTVDLERGPTGFGFSLRGGSEYNMGLYVLGLMEGGPAQRSNKIQVSDQLVEINGDSTSGMTHSQAVEQIRRGGHRIHLVLKKGNGYVPDYGPEEGALSPSSSSHTEEDVATVTMTTTSLSQQRGGGGGTRGGGGGEKRRMRREGETKQKTGGGGLGPPDLDLDLVEEEAREEERRTEEERRQQEEERRRSQTVRQKEKRDDQREQERRSKSLPRTSARFWDMSLAEERLQVEESGSGVKERRRRSEVKSKRRATEADREEKERIEGRGRGRKEERDNSNTRHAKHSGSSAVPQRAAFSFLMPSDDGCQHLSDSESAASFSEVSLSAASITTAGWREDSDWRRAESPWQQGNAPGPWLKPSAQRLTQVLTGSQLSGRELAGGLSL is encoded by the exons gtTCGTCCCTCTGTAAGGACCTCAGGTTGTACCTCAGTAAGTGTTTCACTCCAGGCTCCATGGAcagtcagctgcagcagctcatcagAGAGAACCTGTACCTGCGGGCTGTCCCCT GTACAACCAGGCAGCCTCGGGACGGGGAGATTTCAGGTGTTGACTACAACTTTGTGTCCATCGAGGAGTTTTTCTCTCTGGAGGAGTCTGGAGCTCTGCTGGAGAGCGGCAAGTTCAAAg GGAACTACTACGGGACGCCCCGCCCAGTCCACATCGGTCCAGAGAGTCCACCAATCACGTACCAGGAACATCGAAACCTGCTGAGGAACTTCAGGACGAGGAGCAAATCTCTGAGTAACCTGGAGAAAGCTGTGGAGGAAGGAGACAACAGCGAGGAGGACAGCGGACTGTCAG cgGGTTCAGCCGGAGCCCCACCCACCACCCTACCACTCAGCCAATCGTGGGAGTCAGCGGTGGGGAGTCGGGAGGGAATGgagaatggaggaggaggaagaggagttgggagaggaagaggagcaggaggtccTCTGCCTGAAAACTGGGAGCTGGCGTTCAGTGATTCAGGAGAGCCGTACTACATTGA TCATAACTCAAAGACAACCAGCTGGCTGGATCCTCGAACTCAGAACAAAGAGACGACTTCCTGTACAGAAC TCCCAGAGTTCACCGAGCAGCCCAGTCAGTTGAAGGGTTACTCCATCCACACTCGGCTGTCTAAAGGTCCTCGAGGTTTCGGCTTCAACATCGTCGGAGGAAGTCGCCCCAGAGAGTTTCTACAGGTGTACAGTGTCACACCTGGAGGACCGCCAGCACTAAACACAG CGGACATCCTGGTCTACATCAATGACAGCTGTGTGTTGGGTCGCTCTCATAAAGAGGTGGTAGAGATGCTGATGTCAGTGCCGATGGGTCAGAGTGTGGACGTGGTGCTGAGGAGAGGATACCCGATGCTTTACAATCCTGATGGATGTCCCAAACAGAGTCTAGAGACG CCACAGGCTCCCAGCGAGCCCTCCAACCCCCCCAATGTGAACCGTGGGCCGACACACCTCACCTACAGCCGAACGCTGGACGCCAACGGCAGCATGCCAG GACAGGGCCAAACCCCGCCCTCCTATGCTGCTCTGCCAATGACGAATGGACTGAGAGGCCCTCCGACGCCCACTTCCTCTGACCCCCCTCTGGGTCCACCACCCCCtccagagagaacagcagccaatcacagtgacTCTGATGGTGGCCTGTCCAGTGCTGGAACACGAAG GTCTTCTCTGATTCGCTACAGTAGTAGCACTCTCcccgccctctcctcctcctccctcctccaccaccaaaGCTCCAAGTCTTCAGAGAGCGACCTGTCTACGTCGACACTCCCTATCTCCTCCTCCACGTTACCCAtcacctcctcgtcctcccaCACTCTATCCAAACTTCCCCTCTCCCAGCCAGAGACGGGCCTCCCCCAAAACTGCACCAGCCCCACCTCTGCTAACaaccccacctcctcctctacaCCCCCTGGTGCTCCTGTGCAGCGCCCGTTGATGCCCCAGACTTCTCTCGCCCTGACCCCACCCAGAGACGTCCCACCCTGTGGCTTTAACGGCTGTCCAGCCAATCACCAAGCGCCCTCCCCAGCTGCCCGAGGAAACCCAGGGCTGGTTCTCCCCCTCGGGGCAGGGTCACCCGGGTCAGCTGCCAGTGGGGAGCTTGTGCCGGTGGCCCTCGGGCGCAGTGAGAGTGGGGGGCTGGGATTCAGCGTAATGGCAGGTGGCCAAGGAGGTCAGCTGGCGGTGGTGAGGCGGGTCTGGGATCGAAGACACTGCCCCTCGCTGCAGCCGGGGGACACTATAGTTAAAATCAACGGAGCAGACATACAGAGCCTTAGCTTCTCCCAG GTCCAGAGAGTCCTGCAAGAACACACCAAACAGGGAGAGGTGGTGCTACTGATCTACAGAGGAG GTCCCATCTCCTCCCCAGTTGTCACCCCGAACCTCTACAAGCCTCTCCCCTCCCCACACAGCCTGGccaccccctcttcctcccaACCCCTGACTTTAGCCAACTTGCCTTCCCCGTCCACGGGTGCCTTGGTGGGGGGCGTCCCCCCACTCAACCAGGCTGGCTTGGCCCTGGAGAGTTCCCAGGAGGGACACCTACCAGCCCCAGGGACCCACCAAG GGGCCCCTCCTGCCCAGACACCTAACGGGCCTCCAGCCTTGGCCCTCATCCAGAGCACCAGCTTCCTGGACTCAGTTCCTGTGACGCTGACCTTAGAGCCACGTGATTTGCTGGGAGTAGAGGAGAGCGCCGGTGGGCCTCCTCCCATCAGAGGGGGAGGTGTGGGAGGAGAACTGGGAGCAGTGGCCAAGGACGGAAGAGGGGgagtaaaaacagcagaggtggagctgaggaggcGGCCGGGAGAAGGCTTTGGATTCGTCATTGCCTCTCAGGAAGTTACCAATGGGG CCCCCTCCCTGATGTCTCACCGGTTCGTGACGGTGCGTCGCGGCAGCCCGGCGGCTCGCAGCGGTCAGATCCAACCTGGAGACCAGCTGGAGGCGGTGGAGGGCCGAGCGGTCGAAGGTCTGCAGCACCGAGACTTGGCCCAGATCCTGAGGAGGGCCGGGAACACCCTGAGACTGAGCGTCACCCCCCGACACC actcctctgTGTCAGAAGGAGCAGACTTGGATATTGATGGCCGGTTGATGAAAGGATCCAGacggaggtcaaag GACGAGTCCAGGTTCTACACCGTGGATCTGGAACGAGGTCCTACAGGTTTCGGTTTCTCTCTGAGGGGGGGCAGCGAGTACAACATGGGACTGTATGTCCTGGGACTGATGGAGGGGGGGCCGGCCCAACGCAGCAACAAGATACAg GTGTCGGACCAGCTGGTGGAGATAAACGGAGACAGTACTTCAGGGATGACTCACAGTCAGGCTGTGGAGCAGATCAGGAGAGGAGGACATCGAATCCACCTCGTCCTCAAGAAAGGAAACGGATACGTGCCCGACTACG gccCTGAGGAAGGagccctctccccctcctcctcttcacatACAGAGGAAGATGTGGCTACAGTTACTATGACAACCACCTCCCTcagccagcagagaggaggaggaggtggtacaagaggaggaggaggaggagagaagaggaggatgaggagagagggagaaaccaaacaaaagacaggaggaggagggttagGGCCTCCTGatctggacctggacctggtggaggaggaggcacgggaggaagagaggaggacggaggaggagaggaggcagcaagaggaggagaggagaagaagtcaGACTGTCAGGCAGAAGGAAAAGCGTGACGAccagagggagcaggagaggaggagcaagaGCTTACCCAGGACAAGTGCTCGATTCTGGGACATGTCGCTGGCGGAGGAgaggctgcaggtggaggagtcTGGAAGtggagtgaaggagaggaggaggaggagtgaggtgAAGAGCAAGAGGAGGGCGACAGAAGccgacagagaggagaaggagagaatagaggggagggggagagggaggaaggaggagagagacaacagcAACACCCGCCACGCAAAGCATTCTGGGAGCTCAGCTGTCCCTCAGAGGGCAGCGTTCTCCTTCCTGATGCCGTCAGACGACGGGTGCCAGCATCTGTCTGACAGCGAATCAGCAGCCAGCTTCTCAGAGGTCAGCCTATCAGCAGCCAGCATCACCACCGCCGGGTGGAGGGAGGATTCTGATTGGAGGAGAGCTGAGTCACCGTGGCAACAGGGGAACGCCCCAGGCCCCTGGCTGAAACCGAGTGCGCAGAGACTGACGCAGGTTCTGACTGGCAGTCAACTCAGTGGGCGGGAACTAGCGGGCGGGctctctctctga